The following proteins are encoded in a genomic region of Gossypium hirsutum isolate 1008001.06 chromosome D05, Gossypium_hirsutum_v2.1, whole genome shotgun sequence:
- the LOC107922609 gene encoding ER membrane protein complex subunit 8/9 homolog, with protein sequence MVAELKYEISQNAYIKLVLHTLKHKTTAVNGILLGRVNPQNDSVVEITDSVPLFHSNLALLPSLEIALIMIEEHYGSKGLGIVGYFHANERFDDAELGIVAKNIGDHICRYFPQAAIFLLDNKKLEALPMGKDQSPVMQLYIRDASKNWKLAGPDGGSRFVIKEPAANAVLSDYISSEKWQDVVDFDDHLDDIKKDWLNPELFK encoded by the exons atggTGGCCGAGTTGAAGTACGAGATCTCACAGAACGCTTACATAAAATTGGTTCTACATACTCTGAAGCACAAGACCACGGCGGTCAACGGCATCTTACTCGGCCGAGTCAACCCACAAAATGATAGCGTTGTTGAGATCACTGACTCAGTCCCTCTATTTCACTCTAATCTTGCCTTGTTACCTTCCCTCGAGATCGCCCTCATCATG ATAGAGGAGCATTATGGATCTAAGGGCTTGGGAATTGTGGGTTATTTCCATGCAAATGAGAGATTTGATGATGCAGAGCTAGGCATTGTTGCAAAGAATATAGGTGATCATATTTGCCGGTACTTCCCTCAAGCTGCCATTTTCTTG TTGGATAACAAAAAGCTTGAAGCTTTGCCCATGGGGAAAGACCAAAGCCCTGTGATGCAG CTTTACATAAGGGATGCATCCAAGAATTGGAAACTGGCTGGACCGGATGGAGGCAGCCGATTTGTAATTAAGGAGCCAGCGGCTAATGCTGTTTTATCGGATTACATTTCATCTGAGAAATGGCAGGATGTTGTAGATTTCGATGACCACCTTGACGACATTAAGAA GGACTGGCTTAACCCGGAACTCTTCAAATAA
- the LOC121217027 gene encoding pentatricopeptide repeat-containing protein At5g48910 encodes MQVVMSSSLHSLPWSAQTLVSNFNSPLELKQAHAHLIKTNTPLSLIPPSRIASVCALSHLDFSYAHRLLAHFHQRQIVVWNSCLKTLAESDSPFDAILLFRRLREFDVVPDSFTCAFVLKACTALLDDKNGKIIHGVVEKFGFQWNMVLQNMILNFYGLCGEMSTARLVFDKMPQRDVVSWNVMITHLVKSGDFEGAYGFFSRMPERNVRSWTMMISACVHCGKPKEGVQLFLEMEKIGVQANEVTVVAVLSACADLGALELGMRIHEYSKRSGFGGNVRVLNTLIDMYVKCGCLEEARRVFEEMEKRTIVSWSAMIQGLAIHGHAQEALRFFSMMIEMGMMPNGVTFIGLLHACSHMGLVDEGRRFFSCMTRDYGIIPEIEHYGCMVDLYSRAGLLQEAHEFIMNMPIKPNGVVWGALLGGCKVHKNIELAEEATRHLAELDPLNDGYYIVLSNIYAEAERWEDASRVRKLMKNRGVKKKPGCSSIMVDGVIHEFVAGDDSHSQANEISDMWEKLLDYMKLRGYKPDTSVVLLDVEEKEKEKFLYGHSEKLALCFGLINTSPGSVIRIMKNLRVCEDCHAAFKLISAIVNREIVVRDRNRFHCFKDGACSCQDFW; translated from the coding sequence ATGCAAGTAGTCATGTCTTCTTCACTTCACTCACTTCCTTGGTCAGCACAAACCCTTGTCTCCAACTTCAATTCTCCATTAGAGCTGAAACAAGCTCATGCCCATCTCATCAAAACCAACACTCCACTCTCTCTCATCCCTCCCTCTCGAATCGCTTCCGTTTGTGCTTTGTCTCACCTCGATTTCTCTTACGCCCACCGACTTCTCGCCCATTTCCATCAACGCCAAATCGTCGTATGGAACTCTTGCTTGAAAACTTTAGCTGAAAGTGACTCCCCTTTTGATGCCATCCTTTTGTTTCGTCGTCTACGTGAATTCGATGTTGTTCCCGATAGTTTCACCTGCGCTTTCGTTCTCAAAGCTTGCACCGCTTTGTTGGATGATAAAAATGGTAAGATTATTCATGGGGTTGTTGAGAAATTTGGGTTTCAGTGGAACATGGTTTTGCagaatatgattttgaatttttatggatTGTGCGGAGAAATGAGTACGGCTCGGTTGGTGTTCGATAAAATGCCTCAACGAGATGTTGTCAGTTGGAACGTTATGATTACCCATTTGGTGAAAAGTGGAGATTTCGAGGGTGCTTATGGGTTCTTTTCGCGTATGCCTGAGAGAAATGTGAGGTCGTGGACTATGATGATTTCTGCGTGTGTTCACTGTGGGAAGCCCAAGGAAGGGGTTCAATTGTTTTTGGAGATGGAGAAGATTGGGGTGCAGGCTAATGAAGTCACTGTAGTGGCTGTTCTTTCAGCTTGTGCTGATTTGGGTGCACTTGAGTTGGGGATGAGAATCCATGAATACTCCAAAAGAAGTGGATTTGGAGGGAATGTAAGAGTTTTGAATACTTTGATtgatatgtatgtgaaatgtggCTGCTTGGAGGAAGCTAGGAGGGTTTTCGAGGAGATGGAGAAACGAACGATCGTGTCGTGGTCAGCTATGATACAAGGGCTTGCAATCCATGGACATGCTCAGGAAGCTTTAAGGTTTTTCTCAATGATGATTGAGATGGGGATGATGCCTAATGGGGTAACCTTTATTGGACTCTTGCATGCGTGTAGTCACATGGGGTTGGTTGACGAAGGTCGTCGGTTCTTTTCCTGCATGACAAGAGACTACGGAATTATTCCTGAGATCGAGCATTATGGTTGCATGGTTGATCTTTATAGCCGAGCAGGGCTCCTTCAAGAAGCCCATGAGTTCATAATGAACATGCCTATAAAACCAAATGGAGTTGTATGGGGAGCTCTCCTTGGTGGATGCAAGGTTCATAAAAACATTGAACTAGCTGAGGAAGCTACTAGACATCTTGCTGAACTCGATCCTCTTAACGATGGATACTACATTGTTTTATCTAATATCTATGCTGAAGCCGAAAGATGGGAGGATGCATCAAGAGTAAGGAAGCTAATGAAAAACCGAGGCGTGAAGAAGAAACCAGGGTGTAGTTCTATCATGGTCGATGGGGTCATTCATGAATTTGTTGCTGGGGATGATTCGCATTCTCAAgctaatgaaatatctgatatgTGGGAAAAACTTCTGGATTACATGAAGTTAAGAGGATATAAACCGGACACATCGGTTGTCCTATTAGACGTAGAAGAGAAAGAGAAGGAGAAGTTTCTATATGGCCATAGCGAGAAATTAGCACTCTGTTTTGGACTGATAAACACGTCTCCTGGCTCGGTGATTAGGATAATGAAGAACCTCCGTGTTTGTGAAGACTGCCATGCAGCTTTCAAATTGATATCAGCAATTGTTAATAGGGAAATTGTTGTTCGTGACCGGAACCGGTTCCATTGTTTCAAAGATGGTGCTTGCTCTTGCCAGGATTTCTGGTAA